From Topomyia yanbarensis strain Yona2022 chromosome 1, ASM3024719v1, whole genome shotgun sequence, one genomic window encodes:
- the LOC131675946 gene encoding uncharacterized protein LOC131675946 translates to MASAEDLLADLPIAASALQIFEECGVDTTALNSWIKDQIYEALSQSDPDWNIDVIWGWISSWRSRDDLDGAMIIYEKSSNLLSDENPEDENIHESPEDKIEPGEIVYVYCLHQQALAPMVVS, encoded by the exons ATGGCGTCCGCCGAGGATTTACTGGCAGACCTTCCGATTGCGGCTAGTGCGTTACAAATATTCGAAG AGTGTGGAGTAGACACAACCGCCCTTAATTCATGGATAAAAGATCAAATATACGAAGCTCTATCGCAGTCAGACCCTGATTGGAATATTGATGTGATTTGGGGATGGATTTCAAGCTGGCGGAGTCGTGAT GATCTGGACGGTGCGATGATTATCTACGAAAAAAGCAGTAATCTGTTGTCAGACGAGAACCCGGAAGACGAAAATATTCATGAGTCACCGGAAGACAAAATTGAACCAGGGGAAATAGTTTATGTTTATTGCCTTCACCAGCAggccttggccccaatggtggtttcttaa
- the LOC131675902 gene encoding NIF3-like protein 1, with protein sequence MINIYKAGGSVSSINRNNVVKAAFIVRRMAGATLAVVVEKLNEFAPENLAEKWDNVGLLIEPYTKRNINKILLTNDLTENVMSEALARNADMIISYHPPIFAPLKRITQKSWKERIVSVCLENKIALYSPHSSWDSVTNGVNDWLAASLPLASAQPILENLSNPSYGAGRICVTQGELTLGAAVDRIKAYTKLNDLKLALAVNRNLDSPIRTFAVCAGSGTSVLKGVKADLYITGEMFHHDVLDANHQNIHVILLNHSNSERGYLPIFRQILINMLKEYQGIQIDISEQDVDPLQTY encoded by the exons ATGATCAATATATACAAAGCAGGCGGAAGCGTGTCCAGCATAAACCGGAACAACGTAGTTAAAGCAGCTTTTATCGTTCGCAGAATGGCAGGTGCAACTCTGGCTGTTGTTGTCGAAAAATTGAACGAATTTGCTCCTGAGAATTTAGCCGAGAAATGGGATAACGTAGGGCTATTGATCGAACCGTATACCAAAAG aaatatcaataaaattttattaaccaATGATCTAACGGAAAATGTGATGAGTGAAGCATTGGCAAGAAATGCTGATATGATTATTTCATACCATCCACCAATCTTCGCTCCGTTAAAGAGGATTACACAGAAATCGTGGAAAGAGCGTATCGTCTCGGTTTGCTTGGAGAACAAAATAGCCCTTTACTCGCCACATAGCAGTTGGGACAGTGTTACTAACGGAGTAAACGACTGGCTTGCTGCCTCATTACCGCTAGCTAGTGCGCAGCCCATTTTGGAAAATCTCTCTAATCCATCGTATGGAGCAGGGAGGATTTGTGTGACTCAGGGTGAATTGACACTTGGCGCGGCCGTTGATCGAATTAAAGCATACACCAAATTAAACGATCTTAAATTAGCTTTGGCAGTGAATAGGAATCTAGACAGTCCCATTCGAACATTTGCTGTTTGTGCTGGATCTGGCACAAGTGTATTGAAAGGTGTTAAAGCTGATCTTTACATAACAG GAGAAATGTTTCACCATGATGTGCTGGATGCGAACCATCAGAACATTCATGTTATTCTGTTGAATCATAGCAACTCGGAGCGAGGTTACTTACCAATATTTCGTCAGATTCTAATTAACATGCTGAAAGAATATCAGGGTATACAGATCGATATTTCAGAGCAAGATGTCGATCCGCTTCAAACTTACTGA